A region of Liolophura sinensis isolate JHLJ2023 chromosome 8, CUHK_Ljap_v2, whole genome shotgun sequence DNA encodes the following proteins:
- the LOC135473579 gene encoding protein O-linked-mannose beta-1,4-N-acetylglucosaminyltransferase 2-like has product MDQTLLQTGETICFKTAYFGTSRFPFDDRRLVQDYITFIKNQFEIPVDKQPDTVPRHRIGIITRNNSRGRKILNEAELKKAISHLATVDIVEFSGKSFKEQVSMIQRYSVLVGMNGAGLTNAIYLPRTSVAVQLVPYNASLNFRDFGVWLSSRGPYLEWHNTHPELSETDKYDVFNNRANTLVPESEFLKLMTDAISIVDTRRFREKAEL; this is encoded by the exons ATGGACCAGACTTTACTGCAAACAGGTGAAACGATTTGCTTCAAAACAGCATATTTTGGG ACATCCCGGTTTCCATTTGATGACAGACGCTTGGTTCAGGACTACATAACCTTCATCAAGAATCAGTTTGAGATTCCTGTAGACAAACAACCAGACACGGTGCCCAGACATAGGATCGGTATTATTACCAG GAACAACTCCAGGGGCCGGAAGATACTAAATGAAGCGGAGCTGAAGAAAGCCATATCTCATCTTGCAACAGTAGATATAGTGGAATTTTCTGGAAAGTCTTTCAAAGAACAG GTTTCAATGATACAGCGGTACTCAGTCTTGGTTGGGATGAATGGAGCTGGGCTGACGAACGCCATATACTTACCCCGAACCAGCGTGGCCGTACAGCTCGTCCCCTACAACGCTTCACTCAACTTCCGGGACTTTGGTGTGTGGCTCTCCAGCCGTGGTCCTTACCTGGAGTGGCACAACACTCACCCTGAACTCTCAGAAACCGATAAGTATGACGTGTTCAACAACAGAGCCAATACTCTAGTCCCAGAATCGgaatttttaaaactgatgaCCGATGCGATTTCTATCGTTGACACAAGGCGATTCCGTGAGAAGGCAGAGCTGTGA